A genome region from Hevea brasiliensis isolate MT/VB/25A 57/8 chromosome 9, ASM3005281v1, whole genome shotgun sequence includes the following:
- the LOC131183383 gene encoding uncharacterized protein LOC131183383, whose protein sequence is MGNYVSCKLANPLLLKNSKSTKVIFPSGEIGQIHQPTKAAELMMETPNFFIVNSKSLKIGRRFCALNADDDLQKANVYIMYLMYRKYSVVTASDLGALFMGANSAVKRVSGGKVRFRPDTTSDTAVDGVAVPRLSLEGTEEVSTPEFRHRMSMSRSRKPLLATIDEEPVRSR, encoded by the coding sequence ATGGGAAACTACGTCTCTTGCAAGCTAGCGAACCCATTATTACTCAAGAACTCAAAATCAACAAAAGTGATCTTCCCATCCGGAGAAATTGGCCAAATCCACCAACCCACCAAAGCTGCTGAGCTCATGATGGAGACACCAAACTTCTTCATCGTTAACTCCAAGTCCCTGAAAATTGGTCGGAGATTTTGTGCTCTCAATGCTGACGATGATCTTCAAAAGGCAAATGTGTACATCATGTATCTCATGTATAGAAAGTACTCTGTGGTTACAGCAAGCGACTTGGGTGCTTTGTTCATGGGAGCCAACTCTGCAGTGAAACGGGTTTCGGGAGGGAAAGTAAGGTTCCGGCCGGATACTACTTCAGATACGGCCGTGGACGGGGTGGCGGTTCCCAGGCTGAGCTTGGAAGGTACAGAAGAAGTTTCGACACCAGAGTTTAGGCATAGGATGTCCATGTCACGGTCAAGGAAGCCATTGTTGGCAACCATAGATGAAGAGCCAGTTCGTTCAAGATGA